One Streptomyces sp. L2 genomic window carries:
- a CDS encoding sensor histidine kinase, which yields MAVMEEQSGHGPARWWRYGPPWSQHPDGPAPGRTRWPWRSTALLTAFVLVGSNFAAHAQTHRQPLDGWARVLLLAATLPLLWRQRHPVSVVFGVAAATLVYLCAGYPYGPVFVAVAVACVSAVAAGHRRAAWTAVGLLWAGHAVVAVWLYRWLPPSDDPAATLTQEVVVGTWVLAVVAISELARVRREQWARERADRAQAARRRADEERLRIARELHDVLAHSISVINVQAGVGLALLDSDPEQAREALTTIKAASKEALGEVRQVLDTLRAPGAAPRAPAPGLDRLPELVEQAAATGLTVRVEGEPPRLPPGADLAAFRIVQEALTNVVRHSGSRHARVRFEHDGDRLRLLVDDDGPATGADAGGSGNGLAGMRERAAALGGTIEAGPRPDGGFRVLAVLPSHTREDQ from the coding sequence GTGGCGGTCATGGAAGAGCAGTCCGGCCACGGCCCCGCGCGCTGGTGGCGCTACGGCCCCCCGTGGTCGCAGCACCCCGACGGCCCGGCGCCGGGGCGCACCCGCTGGCCCTGGCGCTCCACCGCACTGCTCACCGCGTTCGTCCTCGTCGGCTCGAACTTCGCCGCGCACGCGCAGACGCACCGCCAGCCCCTGGACGGCTGGGCGCGCGTCCTGCTGCTCGCCGCCACGCTTCCGCTGCTGTGGCGGCAGCGCCACCCGGTGTCCGTCGTGTTCGGCGTCGCGGCGGCCACCCTGGTCTATCTGTGCGCCGGCTATCCGTACGGCCCGGTCTTCGTGGCCGTCGCCGTGGCGTGCGTCAGCGCCGTCGCCGCCGGGCACCGCCGGGCCGCGTGGACCGCGGTCGGTCTGCTCTGGGCCGGCCACGCCGTCGTCGCGGTGTGGCTCTACCGATGGCTGCCGCCGTCGGACGACCCGGCGGCGACCCTCACCCAGGAGGTCGTGGTCGGCACCTGGGTACTGGCCGTCGTCGCGATCTCCGAACTGGCCCGCGTACGGCGCGAGCAGTGGGCCCGCGAACGCGCGGACCGCGCCCAGGCGGCCCGGCGCCGCGCGGACGAGGAACGGCTGCGGATCGCCCGCGAACTGCACGACGTCCTCGCCCACAGCATCTCCGTCATCAACGTGCAGGCCGGGGTGGGCCTCGCCCTGCTCGACAGCGACCCCGAGCAGGCGCGCGAGGCGCTCACCACCATCAAGGCCGCCAGCAAGGAGGCGCTGGGCGAGGTGCGTCAGGTCCTCGACACCCTGCGCGCCCCGGGCGCAGCGCCGCGCGCCCCCGCACCCGGCCTGGACCGGCTGCCGGAACTCGTGGAGCAGGCGGCGGCCACCGGACTGACCGTGCGGGTCGAGGGCGAGCCGCCCCGGCTGCCACCCGGCGCCGACCTCGCCGCGTTCCGCATCGTCCAGGAGGCGTTGACCAACGTCGTACGGCACTCCGGTTCCCGGCACGCGCGCGTGCGGTTCGAGCACGACGGGGACCGGCTGCGGCTGCTGGTCGACGACGACGGTCCGGCGACCGGGGCGGACGCGGGCGGCAGCGGCAACGGGCTGGCCGGAATGCGGGAGCGGGCCGCCGCGCTCGGTGGCACGATCGAGGCGGGCCCGCGCCCGGACGGCGGCTTCCGGGTGCTCGCCGTACTGCCGTCGCACACCAGGGAGGACCAGTGA
- a CDS encoding response regulator transcription factor: MIRVLLADDQSLVRAGFRALLDAQPDIEVAGEAADGEEALRAVREQRPDVVLMDIRMPLLDGLAATRKITGEPGLADVKVVMLTTFELDEYVFEAIRSGASGFLVKDTEPAELLRAVRAVVQGDALLSPGVTRRLIAEFAARSKEPAAADALAGLTEREREVMALVGIGLSNEEIARRLVVSPLTAKTHVSRTMVKLGARDRAQLVVLAYESGLVRPGWLG, translated from the coding sequence GTGATCCGGGTACTGCTCGCCGACGACCAGTCGCTCGTGCGGGCCGGCTTCAGGGCACTGCTCGACGCGCAGCCCGACATCGAGGTGGCCGGGGAGGCCGCGGACGGCGAGGAGGCGCTGCGCGCGGTGCGTGAACAGCGGCCCGATGTCGTCCTGATGGACATCCGCATGCCGCTGCTGGACGGACTGGCCGCCACCCGGAAGATCACCGGGGAGCCCGGTCTGGCGGACGTGAAGGTGGTCATGCTCACCACCTTCGAACTCGACGAGTACGTCTTCGAGGCGATCCGCTCCGGCGCCTCCGGCTTCCTGGTGAAGGACACCGAGCCGGCCGAACTGCTGCGCGCGGTACGGGCGGTGGTCCAGGGTGACGCACTGCTGTCGCCGGGTGTCACCCGCCGTCTCATCGCCGAGTTCGCGGCCCGCTCCAAGGAACCCGCGGCGGCGGACGCCCTCGCCGGTCTCACCGAGCGGGAGCGCGAGGTGATGGCCCTGGTCGGCATCGGCCTGTCCAACGAGGAGATCGCCCGCCGCCTGGTCGTCAGCCCCCTCACCGCCAAGACCCATGTGAGCCGCACGATGGTGAAGCTGGGCGCCCGCGACCGCGCCCAACTCGTCGTCCTCGCCTACGAGTCGGGTCTCGTGCGCCCCGGCTGGCTGGGCTGA
- a CDS encoding DUF6332 family protein has product MDEYGGRRRKAEQDAATVEIGYALLSAGFAAAVVFGAVAGPALLFALPHLLEAVLLRLGLALGAVLFAARVVSVLVRFRRAGGRAGPVS; this is encoded by the coding sequence ATGGACGAGTACGGGGGACGGCGCCGCAAGGCCGAGCAGGACGCGGCGACGGTCGAGATCGGATACGCGCTGCTCAGCGCCGGTTTCGCGGCGGCCGTGGTGTTCGGGGCCGTCGCGGGGCCGGCGCTGCTGTTCGCACTCCCGCACCTGCTGGAGGCGGTGCTGCTCCGCCTGGGACTGGCCCTCGGGGCCGTGCTGTTCGCGGCCCGGGTGGTCAGCGTGCTGGTGCGGTTCCGGCGGGCCGGTGGGCGAGCCGGGCCGGTCAGCTGA
- a CDS encoding MFS transporter produces MTSPLTTPTAPSSAVRWTPRLWGTLLVLCAAMFLDALDVSMVGVALPSIGSDLHLSTSTLQWIVSGYILGYGGLLLLGGRTADLLGRRQVFLVALGVFALASLLGGLVDSGPLLIASRFIKGLSAAFTAPAGLSIITTTFPEGPLRNRALSIYTTCAATGFSMGLVLSGLLTEASWRFTMLLPAPIALVALAAGLKLLPRSAREKNHDGYDIPGAILGTASMLLLVFTVVRAPEDGWASARTLLSFLAVAVLLTAFVLVERRSPSPLVRLGVLRSGSQVRAQLGAVAFFGSYVGFQFLTTLYMQSLLGWSALHTALAFLPAGALVAVSSTKVGAIVDRFGTPRLIATGFALMVLGYALFLRVDLDPVYAAVVLPSMLLIGAACALVFPSLNIQATNGVEDHEQGMVSGLLNTSVQVGGAVFLAVVTAVVTAGAPAHATPQGVLDSYRPGFMVVTGIAVAGLLITLTGLRSRRTTPSVVVARSAAEETPVERVPVRD; encoded by the coding sequence ATGACCTCTCCGCTCACCACTCCCACCGCGCCCTCCTCGGCGGTGCGCTGGACCCCCCGGCTCTGGGGCACGCTGCTCGTGCTCTGCGCCGCGATGTTCCTGGACGCGCTCGACGTGTCGATGGTTGGCGTCGCCCTGCCCTCCATCGGCTCCGACCTCCACTTGTCCACGTCGACGCTCCAGTGGATCGTCAGCGGCTACATCCTGGGATACGGCGGGCTGCTCCTCCTCGGCGGCCGCACCGCCGACCTGCTCGGCCGGCGCCAGGTGTTCCTGGTGGCCCTCGGCGTCTTCGCGCTCGCCTCGCTGCTGGGCGGGCTGGTCGACTCCGGTCCGCTGCTGATCGCCAGCCGCTTCATCAAGGGCCTCAGCGCGGCCTTCACGGCGCCGGCGGGCCTGTCGATCATCACGACGACGTTCCCGGAGGGCCCGCTGCGCAACCGCGCGCTCTCCATCTACACCACCTGCGCGGCCACCGGCTTCTCCATGGGCCTGGTGCTGTCCGGCCTGCTGACGGAGGCGAGTTGGCGCTTCACGATGCTGCTGCCCGCGCCCATCGCCCTCGTCGCCCTCGCCGCCGGCCTGAAGCTGCTGCCGCGCAGCGCCCGCGAGAAGAACCACGACGGGTACGACATCCCCGGCGCGATCCTCGGCACCGCCTCCATGCTGCTGCTGGTGTTCACCGTCGTCCGCGCACCCGAGGACGGCTGGGCGTCCGCCCGCACGCTGCTGTCGTTCCTCGCCGTCGCCGTCCTGCTGACCGCCTTCGTCCTCGTCGAGCGGCGTTCGCCGAGCCCGCTGGTCCGGCTCGGGGTGCTGCGTTCCGGCAGCCAGGTCCGCGCCCAGCTCGGCGCGGTGGCCTTCTTCGGGTCGTACGTCGGCTTCCAGTTCCTGACCACCCTGTACATGCAGTCCCTGCTCGGCTGGTCGGCGCTGCACACCGCGCTCGCGTTCCTGCCGGCGGGCGCGCTGGTGGCGGTGTCGTCGACGAAGGTCGGTGCGATCGTCGACCGCTTCGGCACCCCGCGTCTCATCGCCACGGGCTTCGCCCTGATGGTGCTCGGCTACGCCCTGTTCCTGCGCGTCGACCTCGACCCGGTCTACGCGGCGGTCGTCCTGCCGTCGATGCTGCTGATCGGGGCGGCCTGCGCGCTGGTCTTCCCCTCGCTCAACATCCAGGCCACCAACGGGGTCGAGGACCATGAACAGGGCATGGTCTCGGGCCTGCTCAACACCTCGGTGCAGGTCGGCGGCGCGGTCTTCCTCGCGGTGGTGACGGCCGTGGTCACCGCGGGGGCACCCGCGCACGCCACCCCGCAGGGCGTCCTGGACAGCTACCGTCCCGGCTTCATGGTCGTCACCGGCATCGCCGTGGCCGGCCTGCTGATCACCCTCACCGGCCTGCGCAGCCGCCGTACCACACCGTCGGTCGTGGTCGCCCGGTCCGCTGCGGAGGAGACGCCCGTCGAACGAGTGCCCGTCCGCGACTGA
- a CDS encoding MarR family transcriptional regulator: MAANRAEQALVEQWRDILALHARTQCELDRVLHGHGLCASDFEVLDLLSEGVAADGGCAYRVQEISERIHLSQSALSRLVGRLEKDGLVERAMCPEDRRGVRVALTEKGRALHGRVLPVQRAALARMLAET; encoded by the coding sequence ATGGCGGCGAACAGGGCCGAGCAGGCGCTCGTGGAGCAGTGGCGGGACATCCTCGCGCTGCACGCCCGCACCCAGTGCGAGCTGGACCGGGTGCTGCACGGACACGGCCTGTGCGCCAGCGACTTCGAGGTGCTCGACCTCCTCTCCGAGGGCGTCGCCGCCGACGGCGGCTGCGCCTACCGCGTCCAGGAGATCTCCGAGCGGATCCACCTCAGCCAGAGCGCGCTGTCCCGGCTGGTCGGCCGCCTGGAGAAGGACGGCCTCGTCGAGCGCGCGATGTGCCCCGAGGACCGCCGGGGCGTGCGGGTGGCCCTCACGGAGAAAGGCCGCGCACTGCACGGCAGGGTCCTGCCGGTGCAGCGCGCGGCACTGGCCCGGATGCTGGCGGAGACCTAG
- a CDS encoding DUF1152 domain-containing protein: protein MTELFIAAGGGGDPVGTALVHTSTGAGADAVVLTYGWERPSVDPVPGPFAAHDFTGLDHDALPVALVTTGTRPVAPRVSTLPRLAGHLPTRLALLDPHEGVEGLADQIGRTARALGADRVSVVDVGGDVLAHGDEPTLASPLLDALALAACRLAGVRTTVHVTGPGLDGEVPEETLLARLPGAGSGLGPTLPPWAADVLRWHPSEASALLAAAAAGLRGPCLTRSGALPLTDRSGRVWSLPLSRALEHNPLARGLLSARPATLAGAEEVSLKLYGFNEVARERRQAVRRHVTRDRIDRGTFLGELDAWLQVQRAGHPGARYVSVRCAIESLGYDWRVTEHVRDLLARHRPGVDAFPLLSLVD, encoded by the coding sequence GTGACGGAGCTGTTCATCGCGGCGGGCGGCGGCGGTGACCCGGTCGGCACCGCACTCGTCCACACAAGCACGGGCGCCGGGGCCGACGCGGTCGTCCTCACCTACGGCTGGGAGCGTCCCAGCGTGGATCCGGTTCCGGGGCCGTTCGCCGCGCACGACTTCACCGGCCTCGACCACGATGCCTTGCCGGTAGCGCTCGTCACCACCGGCACCAGGCCGGTCGCACCACGCGTCTCCACCCTGCCCCGGCTCGCGGGGCACCTGCCCACCCGCCTCGCGCTCCTCGACCCCCACGAGGGAGTCGAGGGCCTCGCCGATCAGATCGGGCGGACCGCTCGGGCACTCGGCGCCGACCGCGTCAGCGTCGTGGACGTGGGCGGCGACGTCCTCGCCCACGGCGACGAACCCACCCTCGCCAGCCCCCTGCTGGACGCGCTCGCGCTCGCGGCGTGCCGGCTGGCGGGCGTCCGAACCACCGTCCACGTCACCGGCCCCGGCCTCGACGGCGAAGTGCCCGAGGAAACCCTTCTGGCCCGCCTCCCCGGTGCGGGCAGCGGCCTCGGACCCACCCTTCCCCCGTGGGCGGCGGACGTCCTGCGCTGGCATCCGTCGGAGGCCAGCGCCCTGCTCGCCGCGGCCGCCGCCGGTCTGCGCGGCCCCTGTCTCACGAGGTCCGGCGCGCTCCCCCTCACCGATCGCAGCGGCCGGGTGTGGAGCCTGCCGCTGTCACGGGCCCTGGAGCACAACCCCCTCGCCCGGGGCCTGCTGAGCGCTCGTCCGGCCACCCTGGCGGGCGCGGAGGAGGTGAGTCTGAAGCTGTATGGATTCAACGAGGTCGCGCGCGAGCGCCGGCAGGCCGTCCGTCGGCACGTCACGCGGGATCGCATCGACCGGGGGACCTTCCTGGGGGAACTGGACGCCTGGCTCCAGGTTCAGCGGGCCGGCCACCCCGGCGCCCGGTACGTGAGCGTGCGCTGCGCCATCGAGTCCCTGGGCTACGACTGGCGCGTGACCGAGCACGTCCGCGATCTGCTGGCCCGGCACCGTCCCGGCGTCGACGCCTTCCCGCTGCTTTCCCTGGTGGACTGA